In the genome of Nonomuraea sp. NBC_00507, the window ACCACGATGGCGGCCGTGGCCGAGGTGTGGCGGATCATGTTCCACCCGGCCGACAGCGGCATGCTCAACACGATCATCGGCTGGGTGGGCGTCGATCCGCAGCCGTGGCTGGCCAGCGAGAACTCCTCGCTCTGGTCGATCATGCTGATGAGCATCTGGCGCGGCACCCCGTACGACATGATGATCTTCCTGGCCGGGCTGGTCGGCGTGGACCGCACGCTCTACGAGGCGGCGGCCGTGGACGGCGCCTCCACGTGGCGGCGGCTGCGGCACATCACGCTGCCGGCGCTGCGGCCGGTGTTCTGGATCCTGTTCACGCTGGCCGCCATCCGCGGGCTGCGGGTGTTCGTCGAGGTCTACGTGCTCACGAACGGCGGTCCCAACGGGTCGTCCGAAGTGCTGATGACCTTGATCTACAAGCTCGGGTTCCAGTCGAACGAGCTGGGGGTCGCCTCGGCGGGCGGGATCGTGTTGTTCCTGGCCACGCTGGCGCTCACCGTGGTCGTGCAGTTGTTGCGCAGGAGGCAGGCGGCATGAGGTTCGACAGCGCTCTGGGGTTGGAGTCGCGCAGAGGGCCTGTGGCCATCACCGGAAAGGTCATCCTTTATGGCCTCATGGTGATCGTTTTCACCGGACCTCTGGTGGGGTTGCTGATCAGCGCGTTCAGCAAGACCCTTGACCCGACGTCGTTCACGCTGTGGCCGGAGGAGTTCACGCTGGAGAACTTCGTCCAGGCCAAGGACAAGAACGTCTACCTCTACCTGCTCAACTCGTTCATCGTCGTGGGCTTC includes:
- a CDS encoding carbohydrate ABC transporter permease; this translates as MTSTLTRAGARTAPPHRRTKSVRWRGSLIAWLFLAPALLLFLYFKFIPMALGLWKSFHEVHYITDTWVGLDNYKTILTDDAFGAAIWHSILLALGTTIGSLVLGLGFALLIEGPARYLWFVRTAAFLPVVTTMAAVAEVWRIMFHPADSGMLNTIIGWVGVDPQPWLASENSSLWSIMLMSIWRGTPYDMMIFLAGLVGVDRTLYEAAAVDGASTWRRLRHITLPALRPVFWILFTLAAIRGLRVFVEVYVLTNGGPNGSSEVLMTLIYKLGFQSNELGVASAGGIVLFLATLALTVVVQLLRRRQAA